In the genome of Neodiprion fabricii isolate iyNeoFabr1 chromosome 4, iyNeoFabr1.1, whole genome shotgun sequence, the window GCTCGTTAACACTGGAAAGCGATTAAATTTTGGTACTAACATTTCTGTATTATGAACAGAAGTTGCAATGattgtttaaaataataaaacaaataataaataatcaacaCTTTACAGAAAATATCATTACGCTATTGTATTATGATTCGTTTTGCTATAGTTCGAACCTGGATAAATAAGATTCGGGTATATTGTTGGCGGTGCCTTCCCTTTGATCCATGGTAGATGGATAGTCGCTGTCGGATGATTGAAATCCTGTTGAACCGTTGCTCTGCAACTTGTTAAGTAGCCTTGACCATTCCAAAACTTGGTTTATAGATGCTGAAATACGTAGCATGTTCAAAAGTTCTCTTAATTTATGCTCGTTCAGTGACTTTGGAAAGTCGTTAGACGTTGATCCAAATGATTCAGCCATGTTCAAAATCGAATCAGACTGCATTGTTTCACAGTGAAACACTCTGAGGTGCAAGTTTTTCCACACAGGCACCATGTTGATTATGCAGGCCAGCTGCAGCATGAACAAAGACGACGTGTCGAAAGGATCTTGGTCGGATGGTCGCAAGAAGTTCACTGGCCAGACATCGatgtatttcaaattcgaatttcTGTATGAaggtaaaataattgtaaacgCTGATCGACATATGCCagataataaaacaaatttcacagTGCAAATGCCCTATGCCTACTTACTTGTTAATGCTTGATTTGTCTAGCAAATGGAAGCTTCTGCAGAGACATaagtttttcttcattttgagAACATCGAGACACATTTTAACATATTGTACTTGATCAACAGTTCTCTCGGTGCCTGTGTCTCTAAGTGGAAATACTTTAACGGTAGTCGAAGCGACAGAGCTGTCAAACATGGATGTGGCATATTgtgagttttgaaaaaaatcctgGGGCTCTTCCTGGTCGTAAAATCCGAGTATAATTGTGTTCGGTTTCATGGCTCCCATACCTGAGAGGCGGATAAGCTGATGCAATCCTTCACGAACACTCGGCGCAATGGTCAATTCTATAAATGCCTTAACTTTCATGTGATCGACTAAGCTCAACCAGTGCGGGTATTCTTCTATCGTCGGGTCGGTCCTCTGTGCCAAGAATTGTCCAACTTTAACATGCCCAATTACATATAAGCCTCcctttttcaaatcgtttacaAAATCGATCAGCGGACAGGCCGACCTTGGCGAGGCGATCATCAAGAGCATTTGAGGACGCCAAAACTTGACGTGATCCTTGCGCGAGTCTAACATCAACAAGTACTTTCTCACTTGGTGAAATATGAGAGCCTGCGATATGCTGCCCCACGGTGCGTTTTTACTGGGAGAGAACAGGTGCAGTACTATGACTAAAATTAAACAGAGTATTATGCTGCTTGATGCATAGATGCTATTTATCACAAACATCATTATCAACGTTCCCAAGAGTCCTATGGTAGCGGTATACCAGGTAAAATAGTTGAAAGTTGGTCTGAAAGCGAAATATAGGgattgaaagtaaaattcaGCTAAgcaagaaaaatagaaaagaacaTTTCATCAGATTTTACCTAAAGTTTGGAGCACTGGCCAACTCAAGGCCCAAGCACGCCAAGTTAGTTGCCAAATAGCTAAGTAAGAAGAGGACTGAATTAATCTGGGCAATTGTATTCAGCGATCCAACGAGTAGAATAATCTGGACCAAAATCCAGGAGGTGAGAACCGCGCTAATCGGATTACCGCGCCACGTCCCTtgcaaaatataattcaatccCGAACCTGGAAAGAGTTTTTAAATTGGTGAATGAGGTATTCTTTCTTCAACAATGTGAATATAATCTTATATCTCACCAAAAACATTGTCCTTTGCCAGTGCTTCCAGCACTCTACTCGAACCAATCAAGTTACTCAGTCCAGCGCTGAATGTGGCGGTTAAAATACCGATGGCTACAAACGGTGGCCAAACATTGATGGGCATcaggtaaataaaattgttttgtaaCAAAAATCTACTACTCGTCGCGGCAGTAAGTATTGACAGCAAGATGTAGCATATAAACGTGAACAACACTGCAGATAAGGTTCCCCTTGGTATATTTTTCGCCGGATTTTTGAGTTCACCTTTAAGACAGGTAATCTGGTATTAGAAGTATTTTTAAtgtcaaaaaataatacatttttcacttggcattcaataattttgttcttaTTGTACATAATCATAACGTCTAAAACTATTTTATTACCACTCATGTTCGCTCCAGCCATTATTCCCGTTACTCCACTAAATAACACACCAAAAACACTAGCAAAGTCAACGACTTTACCATTACTGGTGTAATCAGCTGTGTAATTGGTATAGAGATTTTCTATCAAGGTGGTAGAAAGCAGACCTGTGTATATTCCACTTACGTGATATGTAGCATTTTGAACCAGGGCATTTGCAGCTGGTATTGGCACCTGAAAACCGGAGAAATCAATCACTGTGtaatgatgaaatataattaatgacagaaaccaaaataaattttttttctcagatagaATTTAGAAAACAAAATCTATTCCATAGAAATGTTTTACTAAACTTTGTGCAATTAAGGAATATCAAGCAATACATCAAAAAACTAATCAGCATTCAAAGCAAGcctgtttgaaatatttacattgTCAATCAATTGCATGCAgtatatggaaaaaaaaattaatgaatataataaatccAATTCTATGCTCTATATTATACTgacgaataaataatgaaattatatttttctaattaaatcGATAGTCTGACACATTcaacttctttttcctctcagCCAAACTACTGATATTAAACTAAAATTAAATGAGCTATATCAATGTAAATTATTTGGGTCATCCCACATTTTGTTCTACAGTTCTTGTTGGCATACATGACAAATGTCAGGATGGCCATTGACTCATGCACTGAGGGAGTAGATATCAATCTCTGATACCAAGATCACAGTTGTAGCGCCATCAAATTTACTCGTATATTTTTGAGCCATGATTGAGATGAAGCGTCATTTGAACGACAACTCACCTTTTACATTGAACTCGTATGTCTGTAAGAGCTTGTCGAATCTCAGGTTTATTGTAGCCTTTTTCCATGTCGGAATTTATGACCATAATACATGCAGTCTCCAATGCTATTCCCAACGCGAACTGTGAACGAAATAGAAAACATTGTACGCTACGCCAATGTTTTCCTAGATTGTGGAACTGTATGtttcttttaaatttgaattttataaataacgtTTTTAGTTCACAACAATCTCCCTATGTCGATACCCAGTGATTTACagttaataaataacaacTGACAATATTGCTTGCTTATTTTTTGAGCTAAGCTGATCATTGATTACATAAGAAACATGGATTATCCAAGACTGTAAACAATATAGGATGGCAATAAAGAGTATGTAAAGCACGAAGAAGCTTGTGGATCAGCAGGCTTGCTTTAAAGCgtgtcaaaaaattggaaacagatttaatgaaatgaatattccAATGGGAAAAACAAACTTGTAACATATTGCtaaatcaattgaaaaatgtaccTCAATGTGATCTTGTGCGAAGAAACTGATGAATACACTGCCCAGACAAATGCAGACAATGGCCAATATGACCGCACTTGTTTTCGCAAACATAGTTGCACCgatcaaacaaacaaataagtTTGCAGTATTCACGACAGAACAATAGAGAAATCTCCACCACCTGCCATCTGGCAAAATAGGATTCTGGCTAATCAGGTAACCCGAGGGTCCAAAATTTTCCACCAAACCTTCGGCGAACCCAGATATACAAAGTGCGCTGGAAACAATGTTTGCCATGAAAAACAGCGTCCCGATTGAACCCCCAAACTCCGGACCCAGTGTTCTGCTGATCATGACTGATCAAGAGAATTGGAAAAGTAATGGCTGGTAAATTGTATTTCACTAACATTGATCGGCAATGCTTTGATCTTGAAGACATAAATTATTCTACAAGCAAGGATACAATACGCTCCGCCTCCCTCGACGGCGCCATTTGTTGAAATTGCACAAACAGAGGCGACTGTGAAGACTAAAATTCCATACGCAATGACAAATTGAGTAAGCGTAACGAGTAGACCAGCATTTCCAACAATGTACCCTGAAAATTAAAGGAAAACAATTGAAACCAGATAGCTGCATTTGGAAATCATTTGACAAGTATGTCGATATTACGTGGAAAATTTTACCTATTCGGATAAATACCAAGGCACTGAACATGGAGAGGGTGACAGGGCTAAAAACACCGGCAAAGGTACCCAGGGTCCGACCTGGCTGCGGACCCAATGTTCCAAACTCCACGTACCCATCGCTCATAGTTTGAGATGATCTTCCAAAACTGAAAAGTCCACCGAGTCTCTGGAAAATTCCTCTACCCCTAATAAGGGGaagtttctcatttttcccatgaatatttatcgattCTGAGTTTGTTGACCCTATTTCCGGAGCCAGCATCTTTCATATGCTTGCCTTCAGCAAAAAACATTTCCATCATTCGTTTATTGCTTGTATACCACAAAGAGTTACAACATACAAATGTGAGCTAATCTGTCAGATATTTGAACAAAGAACAATAAACAAACTATAACATACCTGAGGAATCAAAATAATCGTTAATCGTACGTAAATTCTaaagattttcttttgttctttTCGTAGGATAAAACGAATGCATCAGTCAAGATTCAAGTTTCGTAATTGCCATCGAGAAACGGTCGTAATTGTGTTTAGAATTTATACTGTTATACCGCCCTATACCAATCCTCGAGATAACATGGGAATTCAACTGATCGCGGATGGGTGGTAACAAAGTACATAAAAGAATGAAACACTCTTCTTAAATATcatcaaaataaaatatgtatcgtATAACAGATTTATCTATTCACACATGGAAAACTGCTCAATTAAATACGGATACTTTTTTCATAAGGCTGACATTTGACACATCGGCAAATCGCCAAAGCAGAAACGTGACAACCAACAAACTGGTCACAGTTTCCTAGGTACTGCCACGGTTTTGCCATGTACCGTTGACTTTACTTTCCACACGTATGACTCATTAAGAGAATGGTATAGTCAGTTTTTACCGACAGCGTTGAATGTTACTTGTTTTGACGATCATCAacgccgttgactgaagaatataaagacatTTGCCTTACTGGActttggtgtgacaaccgaaaatcgtTATGCGCTTGCGCTCCCTGAGATGTTCCAacggtagagttgagaacttattgcagaacatctgagagttaccgatttcgacgTGATGCTGGCTGTATTCACCTTCAGAGTAACACGATCTTCGCAATGGTAAACCGGGTGAATCCAAGCCAGTACTTAGCCTGTGTGTACTAACCGTcttgtcggcgatacaaggaattaataatgagaataaatttcttccaaaattcgttGCAAAACAGTGATATCAttaaagtataggtacccgaAAAAAGACTATATACATAGatcatcaataataataaatcagatgtgataatgatgcagagaccaaaaagtatatatgtatatgcgatccatgtacgatattaatatatacgatccatttacgattaatacgtgatgcatactgTAAATTGTATACTTTTCCaggagacaaactagattatatacaataatacggctatgatatgaaaataaaaaatttattcatttcgaaatgtgATTTATACGATCGtatacggagcatccatttcatctcgatcaaaattagcgcatccgtcatgtattacagttactctgaatttttttcgatacgaacacttttcgaaaaacaattctgcttctctacccaacgtagatactttaCTTGTGACTAAccaaaacagcgtttcgattctatgcctacaaaaattcaagatcgtgagagcaaatgaaaagttgtgggaataattaagaatattcatgatatggaatacatcgagcgcgtgtcgaataaaatataattacggGTCGGAGGTGGTAGGAGGTGTTCGGAGGTGTTcggaggtggttggaggtgtttgGAATTGGTAGGAGGTGTTTGGAGGTAGTTGGAGATGATCGGAGGTAGTCGAGGAGGACAAGGACGATGAGGAGATTGAGGGGGACGACGTGgacgaaggtggtcggaggtacTTGGCGGTGTTTGGAGGTGCTCGGAGGTGGTAGGACAAGTAGTCTTACGTACTCACTTTGTACagaccacggtcttacatacaggtctgacAAAATCAGGATGCAAGAAGATAATAAGTGACATTTTCCTCGATCGGTAAGGACCGATTATAGTAGTACGACACACTGAACTACAGATTTCCTTCTTTACTAACCGGTAAACCACAGGTATTGACAGGTATTtctttgtatttatattcactCGTAAATCGTAAAACGAATGAATACGTATTAAAAACatgacgtatttttttatttattgattttcaataattttaagCTTCATCTGCCCCTAAGATGAAAGGTAGTTATATTAACCGACATAATTTATTCCTGATTGATGATCACCGCAAGGAACAGAAACTGATATTTCCTGATGCAAGTTCCAAAGTACAAGTTGCATACctatgaaatttgaaagcagCAAACCTGATTGACGTACCGggaaaaattgtatatatgtacatttattCACTACATGTCGGCGGTACTCCATTTATACGCTTCTTCCTGTACTGCCTTCCTCGCGTTCTGTGCATCGAACCACTTCTTCTCATAACCGTTACTCCGATCTACACCATCCCAACGATATCCTGGTTGAATGCCAAAACGGTTGGGCATAAAGGGTCCTTGGTATTTGggtttttctgaaatttcataTTAAAAACTTGTGTTTGGACTGCGATCTAAAATACAATTGCATTTGGCACAGTTAtgaagtttttatttcaatacctGGCTCCTGTTTTCCTTCTTTTATCTGCTTCCGTTTTATGTATGCTAGCATTGGATCCCCTTCTCTTTCCTGTGCTTTGAGTTCTCGCTCCAAATCCGCATCATCCGCGTACCTTGCCAGGGGTTTACTCATCTCGTACAAATCTCTGTCCAGCTTTTCTTTGTGGTCTTCAACTTGCTTCAAACTGTGAATAAGAATGTACGTATCAAATGAAAGTTCCAAAGTTACTTAGATAATGAATAATGGTCTCTTAACTTCGGTAATGTTGcagtaaatattttacttggAAATAAAGGTCAGTAACAacaccaaaaaattcaatcaatgcAATCGTCGAATCAGTATTTTGGATGTATTTATCATCAATGACAATTAGCTTTTCAAAACTGATTGGTTCCACAAAGGCACCCGGTCACAGAGGTacctaaattttcattctcatcaTCCCAGATCATACAAGATTGGAACAATCAATTGCTTGGTTGATAGAGCGATTAGATTATCTAGTATCGAATTTCATAACAAGAACCTTTCCTTGATTCATCATGTACTACGCAAGAATAATTATCCACCTGCCCTTCTTAACAAACATATACATAACAAATATAAGTCTATTGTATCTGTTCGTGATtccaacaacaataatgaagTAGCCGTTGCACCTGTTAATCAAAAAAACTTTGCATCTATCCCATATGTTTCTGGTCTATTCGAGTCTTTaagtataattttctcaaaatataatattcaatttgtcagaaaaaatgCACACGATTTATCATCTGTGTTTGACTCTGGCAAAGATCTGCTACCCTTGGATAAGCGTTCTTGCGTCGTTTATAAAATTCCTTATAACCATGTAATTTGTCATACGTAGGACAAACAAGTAGGCAGTTACATACAAGAATTAGTGAACATAAACGAAACATCCATGAGCATGATGATAATTACACAGGTCTGACTGGACACTCGATTGAATTTAATCATGCCTTCAATTGTACTGAACCTAGTATTTTAGATGTTGAGCCCTTTTATTACAAAAGGTTAACAACAACGTGCAACATTGTTGCACATCCTAACGCGGTCAATCTAAGacaagatattgaacatctCAGCGCTATTTACACTTCTGTAATACATCAACCATAACCACtaattaccgactgagcttgctcttGATCTCATCTTcttatgatatttttatatttattgaacTCGTTGTCTCATTGTCTATGCTTCTTACTACTGACTGATTTAGTTCTATTTCCACTGCACGCTGGAGGATCTACATGTTTTAAAATAGAtctttgttcaaaaatttcgtttgtgtgtttaatttgattttattaaccAAGATGAATGCTTGGGAGTTTCGTATCGCAGTTTTTTAATCTAACACTGGTTTTTTATTGTactttgtttttaaatattgactTCTTCGTGTTgttcttgaaaattgaaatattccaCGTTATTACTAggtaatttcttttcaattatatcGGCAGAAGTTGCCTTGTTAATCTCATAAGTCTCGTTAGATATTAATTTTAAGTAATTCACCTgtgttacatatttttctttctcgtgaTAGAGGGTTCTGTAAATATATAATCGTTCTGAGGGAGGCTCCCACCTGGaccgaaacaattttttggtgtTGTTACTGACCTTCATTTCcaaggaaaatatttactttttacttAGATAATGTACAAACTTTTGAACGCAAATCTTTGCTTGATCAACAATAATACGTAGCCTGTAGCCCGTAGCCCGGTAAATATGATGTGATTGTAATATTAATCTTTTAACAGCGGAGAAATGTAAGTTGAAATCAACCTTTTATTAaacgtgaaatttataaataagttCTATCAATTTCTTACGTGGAGTCCCTAACCTGACTGCTGGTCCATATATCGATAACTCGACCAGCCCTGTTATAAAGAGGTTAACATATCCATAGAACAACATACCCTCTTCCCCACTGAGCATATTTATCCTCCAATTCTTTCCGCTTTTCATCCTTCTGTTCTTTGTCGCGTCTTTCTGCCGCGAAGTCTCGTCTTCTACCAGTTTTACGATCGCGGAAAATTGGAGCCTGCCCAAAACCAGTTGTCTCTTCACTCATCTGAAAGCAAAAATTGGTACCTTTGTCACATGATAAAGATCTTGAATCATTCTAatatagatttattaaattatcaaataaGAAAAGCAATTTGCAATGCAATagataaatcatttcaaagaAATAGGCACctcttgataatttttagaAGTTTTTTGTAATGGTTTGGATTCTGAATCCAAATCTTCATGATTCATCCGAGTCTCCCTAGGTGGACTCAAATCAGGTGCAGAGTCATCTTCATCCTTTCTGGAATGCTTATTTGTTCCTCCCTTTTTGCCATTTCGTCGTCTATCCTGAGGTGATATTGACCGAACTTTATCACCTTCCTTTCTTCTCCTGCTGTTCAATTTTGTTCTATCTTTTCTCGATTGTCGATTACTTCTCTCATGTTCGGATGAATTACTCCTATTACTATGTTTCCCTGATTTGTACTCATCTTTTCCTCTAGAACGTAAAGATTCAAAATGTACAGAAGGAGATGCTTTAGAAGTTCTATTGTAATGCTTGTCGTGCCGAGAACTTGTCAATGAATTTTCACGTTGTTTCGAATGTTTAGTacaatcaattctttcagccTTTGAATTTCTGGGTGGGCTAAGATCAGAGTCCGAGTCTTTTCTAATCCTCCGAGGCAGGCTTAAGTCATTATCCTCAAAATTCAAAGAGATAGCACTGTGTCGTTTCTTGAATGATTTTCTGCAAATCGATTCATCCAAATCAGAGTTCTTCCGGAATATTCGAGGTTGGCTGC includes:
- the LOC124179800 gene encoding solute carrier family 12 member 9 isoform X2; protein product: MSDGYVEFGTLGPQPGRTLGTFAGVFSPVTLSMFSALVFIRIGYIVGNAGLLVTLTQFVIAYGILVFTVASVCAISTNGAVEGGGAYFMISRTLGPEFGGSIGTLFFMANIVSSALCISGFAEGLVENFGPSGYLISQNPILPDGRWWRFLYCSVVNTANLFVCLIGATMFAKTSAVILAIVCICLGSVFISFFAQDHIEVPIPAANALVQNATYHVSGIYTGLLSTTLIENLYTNYTADYTSNGKVVDFASVFGVLFSGVTGIMAGANMSGELKNPAKNIPRGTLSAVLFTFICYILLSILTAATSSRFLLQNNFIYLMPINVWPPFVAIGILTATFSAGLSNLIGSSRVLEALAKDNVFGSGLNYILQGTWRGNPISAVLTSWILVQIILLVGSLNTIAQINSVLFLLSYLATNLACLGLELASAPNFRPTFNYFTWYTATIGLLGTLIMMFVINSIYASSSIILCLILVIVLHLFSPSKNAPWGSISQALIFHQVRKYLLMLDSRKDHVKFWRPQMLLMIASPRSACPLIDFVNDLKKGGLYVIGHVKVGQFLAQRTDPTIEEYPHWLSLVDHMKVKAFIELTIAPSVREGLHQLIRLSGMGAMKPNTIILGFYDQEEPQDFFQNSQYATSMFDSSVASTTVKVFPLRDTGTERTVDQVQYVKMCLDVLKMKKNLCLCRSFHLLDKSSINKNSNLKYIDVWPVNFLRPSDQDPFDTSSLFMLQLACIINMVPVWKNLHLRVFHCETMQSDSILNMAESFGSTSNDFPKSLNEHKLRELLNMLRISASINQVLEWSRLLNKLQSNGSTGFQSSDSDYPSTMDQREGTANNIPESYLSSVNELIRQNSANTAVVFIYLPPPPDSSTRDEQEIYSRYLHSLSSLTANLPPTVLIHGLNAVTSTTL
- the LOC124179480 gene encoding BUD13 homolog produces the protein MISQKEYLKKYLSSDKDKKKIKKKKPKIGSKTVKIIDDDIDLKNMRAIEDGEFDIYNNTEDGPQIAGIVDERGPVDFSDKKRWKIITDDIDGDITVTSIDRNERISEAMSQSSRIPAPNSRNRSLSDDGKGSPPHRQRNDSDQKESSRKTLSSKKLRQHSVSSSIEKPPASEDSDFSPPRRVKKNNDLEKFTRRRKSFKNKQSRAVSSPASNSSDSENNDTSPPSRPRKDSGSDETRCKKSSKKKRRVENPCNSEDSKCSQPRIFRKNSDLDESICRKSFKKRHSAISLNFEDNDLSLPRRIRKDSDSDLSPPRNSKAERIDCTKHSKQRENSLTSSRHDKHYNRTSKASPSVHFESLRSRGKDEYKSGKHSNRSNSSEHERSNRQSRKDRTKLNSRRRKEGDKVRSISPQDRRRNGKKGGTNKHSRKDEDDSAPDLSPPRETRMNHEDLDSESKPLQKTSKNYQEMSEETTGFGQAPIFRDRKTGRRRDFAAERRDKEQKDEKRKELEDKYAQWGRGLKQVEDHKEKLDRDLYEMSKPLARYADDADLERELKAQEREGDPMLAYIKRKQIKEGKQEPEKPKYQGPFMPNRFGIQPGYRWDGVDRSNGYEKKWFDAQNARKAVQEEAYKWSTADM
- the LOC124179800 gene encoding solute carrier family 12 member 9 isoform X1, encoding MLAPEIGSTNSESINIHGKNEKLPLIRGRGIFQRLGGLFSFGRSSQTMSDGYVEFGTLGPQPGRTLGTFAGVFSPVTLSMFSALVFIRIGYIVGNAGLLVTLTQFVIAYGILVFTVASVCAISTNGAVEGGGAYFMISRTLGPEFGGSIGTLFFMANIVSSALCISGFAEGLVENFGPSGYLISQNPILPDGRWWRFLYCSVVNTANLFVCLIGATMFAKTSAVILAIVCICLGSVFISFFAQDHIEVPIPAANALVQNATYHVSGIYTGLLSTTLIENLYTNYTADYTSNGKVVDFASVFGVLFSGVTGIMAGANMSGELKNPAKNIPRGTLSAVLFTFICYILLSILTAATSSRFLLQNNFIYLMPINVWPPFVAIGILTATFSAGLSNLIGSSRVLEALAKDNVFGSGLNYILQGTWRGNPISAVLTSWILVQIILLVGSLNTIAQINSVLFLLSYLATNLACLGLELASAPNFRPTFNYFTWYTATIGLLGTLIMMFVINSIYASSSIILCLILVIVLHLFSPSKNAPWGSISQALIFHQVRKYLLMLDSRKDHVKFWRPQMLLMIASPRSACPLIDFVNDLKKGGLYVIGHVKVGQFLAQRTDPTIEEYPHWLSLVDHMKVKAFIELTIAPSVREGLHQLIRLSGMGAMKPNTIILGFYDQEEPQDFFQNSQYATSMFDSSVASTTVKVFPLRDTGTERTVDQVQYVKMCLDVLKMKKNLCLCRSFHLLDKSSINKNSNLKYIDVWPVNFLRPSDQDPFDTSSLFMLQLACIINMVPVWKNLHLRVFHCETMQSDSILNMAESFGSTSNDFPKSLNEHKLRELLNMLRISASINQVLEWSRLLNKLQSNGSTGFQSSDSDYPSTMDQREGTANNIPESYLSSVNELIRQNSANTAVVFIYLPPPPDSSTRDEQEIYSRYLHSLSSLTANLPPTVLIHGLNAVTSTTL